TGTAGCAGGGGTTAAAGCAAGTCAGCTTAATACTGTTGTTTCAACAAAAATCAAACAAACATACAAATCAAGTGTAAACATATACGTAAACCTATTAACTGCCACTCCAGTAAGTGTTTACATCAGCGGCAGCATTATTCGCCCTGGGCAATATGCTGGCGTTGCATCAGACAGTATTCTTTACTATCTCAAAAGAGCTGGCGGAATAGATTCGGAGCGAGGAAGCTACCGCTCGATTAAAGTCATAAGAAGTAATCAAGTTATACAAGAGATAGATTTATATGACTTTATGCTCAATGGTTACTTACCAAAGGTTACTTTTAAAGATGGCGATGTCATCTTAGTTGAAAGACAAAAGGCGACGGTTGTTGTTACAGGTAGTGTTCGAAACCCATTTAGATTTGAATTTAAAGGCGAGAAGCCTCAAGGCAGTGAATTAATCCATTATGCACGCCCATATTCAAAAGTTAGCCATGTCGGTGTTGTTGGCGATAGGGAGTTTGGTCCATTTTCACTCTATTTACCTTTTGGTGAATTTAAAGGTTTTGACTTAAGTGACGGTGATAGACTGTTTTTTAATGATGATATTAGAGCCCAAGTCTTTGATATTCAAGTTGCAGGTAGTTATAAAGGGCCATCGTATTTTGCGGTTAAAAAAGAAACCCGTTTACATGATTTACTCGCCAACATTGAAATTGACAAAGATTTAGCTAACTATCAAGCCATTTATGTTCAACGAAAAAGTGTGGCAATAAAGCAAAAAGAAATGATTGACCAGTCGTTAGAGCGATTAGAGCGAAGTGTATTCACTGCTCCTGCATCGTCAGATGGCGAAGCTAGAATAAGAGCTGAAGAAGGCAAGATGATCCTTGAATTTACCGAACGTGCTCGGAAAATTATCCCTCTGGGTAAGGTTATCGTTTCGGATAACGGTAAAGTTGCCAATATCAGATTAGAGCAAGGCGATATTGTACATATTCCAGCGAGAAGTGATCTAATTCATGTGGGGGGCGAAGTCATTATGCCTCAAGCTGTTGTTTATAATAGCCAAGCGGTTGTTGAAGACTATGTCGCTTGGGCTGGCGGTTATAGTGAAAGAGCTAACTATGAACAAATAATGATCATACATCCCAATGGAATGATTAGCTTAAATGCTACTGGTGCGTTAAACCCTGGCGACCAGTTATTAGTGCTACCTAAAGTGGATGCTAAAATCATGCAAGCCGTTAAAGATGTCACACAAATCATCTACCAGATAGCCGTTGCTGCAAATGCGATAAATTAATATGTCAGTAATTATTAAACGTAATAGGTGGCAAATATGGCGTGATGTCATTTTTGCTCTTTTCGTTCGCGAAATCAGAACAAATTTTAATGACAAATTTGGTATAGCTTGGTCTGTAGTAAGCCCATTGGCATTTATATTTATTTTATCCTTTATTCGCGGCAAAATGTCAGGAGAAGATATTCATTCCGTGCCTACTTTTGCCTTCATGGTTTATGGGTTGCTCAACATACAGTTTTTTTTAGAAACATTACAAAATACGTCTATGGCGATTCAAAAAAATAAAGCATTATTTGCTTTTCGCCAAGTACAACCAATTAGCAGTATTCTAGCAACTGGCCTATTTTCATTTTTAGTGAAGTTAACCGTTTACCTTTTTGTTTTGATGGTTATGTATTTTATTGGTATCGAAATCCATATAGATAACCCTTTAATGTTATTTTTTGTGTTTGTGTTGCTTTGGATTCTGGCTGTTTCGCTGGGCTGTATTTTAGCTGTCGCTAAGTTGTATATTAGAGAAATAGGTAAAATCCAATCCTTAGCAACAAGACCACTTTTTTTCATATCAGGAACATTTTTTTCTTTACAAGATATGCCAAGAGAATATTGGGTATATTTCAATTGGAATCCAATTTTACATGCAATAGAGTTATCGAGGTACGCAGCTTATGAAACTTATGGAACAAATGGAGTAAGTCTGCTTTTTTTAGCTGGTGTAACGCTGGCGACTCTTACCTTATCACTCGCTTTTTATTTTTCAAATTGGAAACAGGCAATTAGTCAATAGTATGATAAAAATCAGTGGATTGACAAAGTATTATCCTTCTAAACTTGGACGACAATACGTTTTTGATAAACTAAGTTTTGAAATTCCATCTAATAGAAATATAGCGATACTTGGTTCAAATGGAGCGGGTAAATCGACACTTTTTAGAATGCTAGCAGGGAGTGAATATCCGAACTCTGGCTCAATTACAACTGATCTAAACCTTTCTTGGCCAGTTGCTTTAGCTACAGGAATACACCCGCAAATGACTGGGAGTGAAAATACTCGGTTTATAGGAAAAATTAACGGTATTTCTAATTTAGATATTTACGAATCTAAAGTTAGAAAGTTTTCGGAATTAGGTAAAAAGTTTGACCTTCCGGTGCAAACATACTCCAGCGGTATGAGAACTAGACTTGCTTTTGCGTGTTCTTTATCCATTGATTTTGATGTATACCTCATCGATGAAGTCACTTCTGTAGGTGATGCGAAATTCAGAGAGAAAGCGAAAAAGTCTTTGTTAGAAAGGAGCCTTTCAGCCAATATCATTATGGTTAGTCACGAAATGGATGAACTCAGAAATTTCTGCGACAGTGCTATTGTCCTCAATAAGGGCGAGCTGAAGTTTTATGATGACATCGAACAAGCTATTACAATCTATCAGGCGTTATAACATGAACAATTTTTCGAAAAATCTAAATGATAGATTTATTGATTTAAAAAATTCTATTAGTGAAGAAAAGTGGCAAAGCAGTACTTCCCAATATGCACTGGCTCAACAACTTGCTGAAAGTGATAAAAAATTAGCTCAACGAGTTATGCAACGAGTTTGCAATATGAATCCTAAAAATGAAGAATATAAGCAGTTTTATAATCTTTTAACGAGCGAAATAAATAGTAAAAATTACAATGTGAGTAAAATAATAAAAAAAATTAAAGTTCCAACAGGTAAATTTGATGCTAAAAAGGTCAAAGTTTTTATCGTAAAACCTTTCATAATGTTTGTATGTATACCTTTCTTAATATTTGCATTTTATCAAATTTTTATTGCAACCGAACGTTATGAAAGTCAGTCGCAGTTGACAGTCCAACAACCTGATAGTGCAGCCACAATGGATGCAACCATGGCTCTTCTTAGTGGTTTTTCTATAGGAGGTAGTTCTAACGTTGATACTGAATTAGTTAAAGCATTTATTTTTTCAAAAGACATGCTCAATTATTTGGATTCTAAAGTTAACTTAAAAGCACATTATGAAAGCAATAATGTTGACTTCTTTACTCGTTTAAATGAAGACTCTTCCGATGAGGACTTTCTTGAGTTTTATCAAAAATATACTGAAGTGCTAATAGATGAAAAATCAGGTGTTATAACTCTAAAAACACAAGCATATACACCTGAATTCTCGCAAAGAATAAACCAAGCAATTGTTGTACATGCAGAGTGGTATATAAATTCAATTAGCCATCAATTAGCTGAAGCTCAAGTGACGTTTATTAATGATGAACATTTAAAAATCACCAGCAGATTAGAATTGGCAAAGAAAAATCTTCTGACTTTTCAACAACGAAATAACCTTCTAGATCCAGAAGCAGAAGGATTAGCATTTCAACAGATTACATATGGGCTCGAGTCTCAGATTGCTACCACTAGTGCTGAGTTAAAGTCATTAAAAGCGATAATGACAGACAAGGCGCCACAAGTAATGGTACTTGAGTCAACACTATCGGCTTTATATCAACAATTAGAGATAGAAAGAAATAGATTATCAGAACAGGGTGATAGCAGTAACAATCAATCAGCTGTAAGTGAAGTGTTAACACAATTTTCAGAGTTTAAAATTGCTTTAGAGATTGCTCTACAGTCATACACATCATCAGAGATTTCATTACAAAAGGCTAAAGTAGAAGCTTACAGGAAATTGAAGTTTCTTGTTGTTGTCGAAACTTCAACGTTACCTCAAGATGGCAAGTATCCAAAGATTTTTTATAATACTTCGTTATTTGCAGTGCTCCTATTGATGTTATTTGGAGTTGGAAGAATAGTGATTGCAACAGCTAAAGAGCTTGGATAATAAAATGTCTAGAACAAAATTAATTAATAAACATAAAAATGCAAAAACAAAAAAAGGCATTGTACTAGCGGGTGGTTCAGGAACAAGGCTCTATCCTTTAACTAAAGTAGTTAGTAAGCAGCTTATGCCTGTTTACGATAAACCTATGATTTATTATCCAATATCAATTTTAATGATGGCAGGAATAAAAGACATACTCATCATTACAACACCAGAAGAATTGTCTAAATTTAAATCATTATTGGGAACAGGTGCTGATTGGGGGGTTAGCTTCAGTTATGAAGTACAAGCTGAGCCAAATGGCTTAGCAGAAGCTTTTATAATCGCAGAGGACTTCATTGGTGATGATTCGGTCTGTTTAGTCTTAGGCGATAACTTATTTTATGGACATGACCTTACTCCACAATTAACGGAAGCTGCTAATGCACCATTTGGCGCAACAGTGTTTGGGTATCATGTTTCTAATCCTCAAGACTATGGCGTAATTGAGTTCGATGCTAACAGAAAAGCTAAAAAAATTATTGAGAAGCCGACTAGCCCAATATCTAACTACGCTATTCCGGGATTATATTTCTTTAACAGTGACGTAGTTAAAATTTCAAAATCTTTATTGCCCTCTTCTAGGGGAGAATTAGAGATAGCTGATGTTATAAATACATATCTGAATAACAATGATTTAAATG
This window of the Shewanella goraebulensis genome carries:
- a CDS encoding polysaccharide biosynthesis/export family protein translates to MKIINASSLIFSFLFCVATSANAVGTNDINGQLESLGGEQAALSNSAMENGSFNKQNRNNLLLPGEASAEELLPVSEAGLPPPYGANLFAGGYESERLDGLNEDYSIAAGDKVSIWLWGAVNQSEVLTVDNQGNLFITNVGPINVAGVKASQLNTVVSTKIKQTYKSSVNIYVNLLTATPVSVYISGSIIRPGQYAGVASDSILYYLKRAGGIDSERGSYRSIKVIRSNQVIQEIDLYDFMLNGYLPKVTFKDGDVILVERQKATVVVTGSVRNPFRFEFKGEKPQGSELIHYARPYSKVSHVGVVGDREFGPFSLYLPFGEFKGFDLSDGDRLFFNDDIRAQVFDIQVAGSYKGPSYFAVKKETRLHDLLANIEIDKDLANYQAIYVQRKSVAIKQKEMIDQSLERLERSVFTAPASSDGEARIRAEEGKMILEFTERARKIIPLGKVIVSDNGKVANIRLEQGDIVHIPARSDLIHVGGEVIMPQAVVYNSQAVVEDYVAWAGGYSERANYEQIMIIHPNGMISLNATGALNPGDQLLVLPKVDAKIMQAVKDVTQIIYQIAVAANAIN
- a CDS encoding ABC transporter permease — translated: MSVIIKRNRWQIWRDVIFALFVREIRTNFNDKFGIAWSVVSPLAFIFILSFIRGKMSGEDIHSVPTFAFMVYGLLNIQFFLETLQNTSMAIQKNKALFAFRQVQPISSILATGLFSFLVKLTVYLFVLMVMYFIGIEIHIDNPLMLFFVFVLLWILAVSLGCILAVAKLYIREIGKIQSLATRPLFFISGTFFSLQDMPREYWVYFNWNPILHAIELSRYAAYETYGTNGVSLLFLAGVTLATLTLSLAFYFSNWKQAISQ
- a CDS encoding ABC transporter ATP-binding protein, whose translation is MIKISGLTKYYPSKLGRQYVFDKLSFEIPSNRNIAILGSNGAGKSTLFRMLAGSEYPNSGSITTDLNLSWPVALATGIHPQMTGSENTRFIGKINGISNLDIYESKVRKFSELGKKFDLPVQTYSSGMRTRLAFACSLSIDFDVYLIDEVTSVGDAKFREKAKKSLLERSLSANIIMVSHEMDELRNFCDSAIVLNKGELKFYDDIEQAITIYQAL
- a CDS encoding lipopolysaccharide biosynthesis protein is translated as MNNFSKNLNDRFIDLKNSISEEKWQSSTSQYALAQQLAESDKKLAQRVMQRVCNMNPKNEEYKQFYNLLTSEINSKNYNVSKIIKKIKVPTGKFDAKKVKVFIVKPFIMFVCIPFLIFAFYQIFIATERYESQSQLTVQQPDSAATMDATMALLSGFSIGGSSNVDTELVKAFIFSKDMLNYLDSKVNLKAHYESNNVDFFTRLNEDSSDEDFLEFYQKYTEVLIDEKSGVITLKTQAYTPEFSQRINQAIVVHAEWYINSISHQLAEAQVTFINDEHLKITSRLELAKKNLLTFQQRNNLLDPEAEGLAFQQITYGLESQIATTSAELKSLKAIMTDKAPQVMVLESTLSALYQQLEIERNRLSEQGDSSNNQSAVSEVLTQFSEFKIALEIALQSYTSSEISLQKAKVEAYRKLKFLVVVETSTLPQDGKYPKIFYNTSLFAVLLLMLFGVGRIVIATAKELG
- the rfbA gene encoding glucose-1-phosphate thymidylyltransferase RfbA — translated: MSRTKLINKHKNAKTKKGIVLAGGSGTRLYPLTKVVSKQLMPVYDKPMIYYPISILMMAGIKDILIITTPEELSKFKSLLGTGADWGVSFSYEVQAEPNGLAEAFIIAEDFIGDDSVCLVLGDNLFYGHDLTPQLTEAANAPFGATVFGYHVSNPQDYGVIEFDANRKAKKIIEKPTSPISNYAIPGLYFFNSDVVKISKSLLPSSRGELEIADVINTYLNNNDLNVLVMGRGTAWLDTGTHDSLLRAAEFIETVEKRQGLKICCPEEIAFRKGFITDSQLRSLAEPLKKSGYGQYLINLLKHDTF